From Tiliqua scincoides isolate rTilSci1 chromosome 2, rTilSci1.hap2, whole genome shotgun sequence, the proteins below share one genomic window:
- the LOC136640492 gene encoding H-2 class II histocompatibility antigen, E-S beta chain-like, with protein MGPALGIGVLLVVMVVGALPPEVQSRRPPEHFVFQGKAECRFPDGPGPGAYYLERYFYFQQEYARFDSRRGTFEAVTELGEPDARYWNSRPEVLEDERAALDRFCRHNYGVVEPFAAARKLKPQLKITPTDTDPPSHHTLLVCTVAGFFPAKINITWLRNGQEEDESRVVSTELIRNGDWTFRIQVMLEAQPEHGDIYTCLVEHTSLPAPTSVQWEPQSDSARSKMWTGVVGLLLGLVFVVPGLVLYLMKKKGTAIPPPAALIS; from the exons ATGGGGCCTGCTTTGGGCATTGGGGTCctgctggtggtgatggtggtgggggcgCTCCCCCCTGAGGTGCAGAGCAGGAGGCCTCCAG AGCACTTCGTGTTCCAGGGGAAGGCCGAGTGCCGCTTCCCCGACGGGCCCGGCCCGGGCGCCTACTACCTGGAGAGGTACTTCTACTTCCAGCAGGAGTACGCGCGCTTCGACAGCCGCCGAGGGACCTTCGAGGCCGTCACGGAGCTGGGCGAGCCCGACGCGCGCTACTGGAACAGCCGGCCGGAGGTGCTGGAGGACGAGCGGGCCGCCCTGGACAGGTTCTGCCGGCACAACTACGGCGTCGTCGAGCCCTTCGCCGCCGCCAGGAAGC TGAAGCCCCAGCTGAAGATCACCCCCACAGACAcagaccccccctcccaccacacccTGCTGGTTTGCACCGTGGCCGGCTTCTTCCCTGCAAAGATTAACATCACTTGGCTGCGgaacgggcaggaggaggatgagaGCAGAGTGGTGTCCACAGAGCTGATCCGGAATGGGGACTGGACCTTCCGCATCCAGGTGATGCTGGAAGCACAGCCGGAACATGGAGACATCTACACCTGCCTGGTGGAGCACACCAGCCTCCCGGCCCCCACCAGCGTCCAGTGGG AGCCACAGTCAGACTCTGCCCGGAGCAAGATGTGGACAGGGGTTGTGGGGCTCCTTTTGGGCCTGGTCTTTGTGGTGCCCGGACTGGTTCTGTACCTGATGAAGAAGAAAG ggACTGCCATCCCTCCACCTGCAG
- the LOC136640495 gene encoding RLA class II histocompatibility antigen, DP alpha-1 chain-like yields the protein MRTAGGALPPLCLLALLALPGARPLTVEDTYVQLTFFQESFPSQEKSGEFSHEFDDEEIFHVDWDRKDTVWRLPNFTTFTSFETQGALSNLAISKTNMEILVKRSNRTQAPDVAPSAMVYPENPVDLGDPNVLICFVDKFSPPVLNITWLKNGEVVSEGVQETDFYPRADNTFRKFSYLRFVPEAGDFYVCKVDHWGLTESLSKLWHSKEPTPLPETTENVVCALGLAVGILGIIAGTALCFKARQWDEGSRRRGTR from the exons ATGAGGACCGCCGGCGGAGCCCTGCCGCCCCTCTGCCTCCTGGCGCTGCTCGCCCTGCCCGGCGCCAGACCTCTGACAg tggaggACACGTATGTGCAGCTGACCTTCTTCCAGGAAAGCTTCCCCTCGCAGGAGAAGTCTGGGGAGTTCTCACACGAGTTTGACGACGAGGAGATCTTCCACGTGGATTGGGACCGGAAGGACACCGTCTGGAGGCTGCCGAACTTCACCACCTTCACTAGCTTTGAGACACAAGGAGCCCTGAGCAACCTGGCCATCTCGAAAACCAACATGGAGATCCTCGTGAAGCGCAGCAACCGGACGCAGGCCCCGGACG TCGCTCCTTCAGCAATGGTGTACCCCGAAAACCCCGTGGATCTGGGGGATCCCAATGTGCTCATCTGCTTCGTGGACAAGTTCTCTCCCCCAGTGCTGAACATCACCTGGCTGAAGAACGGGGAGGTGGTTTCCGAGGGTGTGCAAGAGACCGACTTCTACCCCAGGGCTGACAACACCTTCCGCAAATTCTCCTACCTGCGCTTCGTTCCAGAGGCCGGAGACTTCTACGTCTGCAAAGTGGACCACTGGGGCCTGACCGAGAGCTTGAGCAAGCTCTGGC acTCCAAGGAGCCCACTCCCCTCCCTGAGACGACGGAGAATGTGGTGTGCGCCCTGGGCCTGGCGGTTGGCATCCTGGGTATCATCGCTGGCACTGCCCTCTGCTTCAAGGCCAGGCAGTGGGATGAGGGCAGCCGTCGCCGAGGCACCAG ATAA